Proteins encoded in a region of the Rutidosis leptorrhynchoides isolate AG116_Rl617_1_P2 chromosome 9, CSIRO_AGI_Rlap_v1, whole genome shotgun sequence genome:
- the LOC139866718 gene encoding ribulose bisphosphate carboxylase/oxygenase activase, chloroplastic-like, producing MATAVSTIGAAVNRVPLNGTNGSVAVPNSSFLGNSLKKIVNSRVINNNKSLSFKVYAADKEIEETQQTDKDRWKGLAYDMSDDQQDITRGKGMVDSLFQAPQDVGTHFAVMSSYEYISTGLRTYNLDNNMDGFYIAPAFMDKLVVHITKNFMTLPNIKVPLILGVWGGKGQGKSFQCELVFAKMGITPIMMSAGELESGNAGEPAKLIRQRYREAADIIKKGKMCALFINDLDAGAGRMGGTTQYTVNNQMVNATLMNIADNPTNVQLPGMYNKEENPRVPIIVTGNDFSTLYAPLIRDGRMEKFYWAPTREDRIGVCVGIFRTDGLSEADVTKLVDTFPGQSIDFFGALRARVYDDEVRKWIGGVGVESIGKKLVNSREGPPTFEQPKITIDKLLEYGNMLVQEQENVKRVQLAETYLDSAALGDANKDAISRGEFYGKAAQQVQVPVPEGCTDPGAVNFDPTARSDDGSCNYTL from the exons ATGGCAACTGCCGTCTCCACCATCGGAGCTGCCGTTAACCGTGTTCCG TTGAATGGGACTAATGGAAGTGTTGCAGTCCCAAACTCAAGTTTTTTGGGAAACAGTTTGAAAAAGATTGTGAATTCAAGAGTGATCAACAACAACAAGTCATTGAGTTTTAAGGTGTATGCTGCTGACAAAGAGATTGAGGAAACACAACAAACTGATAAAGATAGATGGAAGGGACTTGCATATGATATGTCTGATGATCAACAAGATATTACAAGAGGTAAGGGTATGGTTGATTCTCTCTTTCAAGCTCCGCAAGATGTTGGGACCCATTTCGCTGTCATGAGTTCGTATGAGTACATTAGTACTGGACTTCGAAC ATACAACTTGGACAACAACATGGATGGATTCTACATTGCCCCAGCATTCATGGACAAACTTGTTGTTCACATCACAAAGAACTTCATGACTTTGCCAAACATCAAG GTTCCTCTCATTTTGGGTGTGTGGGGAGGCAAAGGTCAGGGCAAATCTTTCCAATGTGAACTCGTGTTCGCCAAGATGGGAATCAC CCCAATCATGATGAGTGCCGGAGAATTAGAAAGTGGAAACGCCGGAGAACCAGCAAAGTTGATCAGACAAAGGTACCGTGAAGCCGCTGACATCATCAAGAAGGGGAAAATGTGTGCTTTGTTCATCAACGATCTCGATGCAGGAGCAGGAAGAATGGGTGGGACCACACAATACACAGTCAACAACCAAATGGTCAACGCTACCCTCATGAACATTGCTGATAACCCAACCAATGTTCAACTCCCTGGTATGTACAACAAGGAAGAGAATCCACGTGTCCCAATCATCGTTACCGGTAACGATTTTTCAACACTTTATGCTCCCCTCATTCGTGATGGTCGTATGGAGAAGTTTTACTGGGCCCCCACAAGAGAAGACCGAATTGGTGTGTGTGTCGGAATCTTCCGTACTGATGGTCTCTCAGAAGCAGACGTTACCAAGCTTGTCGACACTTTCCCAGGGCAATCAATCG ATTTCTTTGGAGCATTGAGGGCTAGAGTGTACGACGATGAAGTGAGGAAGTGGATTGGAGGTGTCGGGGTCGAATCCATCGGGAAGAAGCTTGTGAACTCGAGAGAGGGCCCACCAACATTTGAACAACCTAAGATTACAATCGACAAGTTGTTGGAGTACGGTAACATGTTGGTTCAAGAACAAGAGAATGTGAAGAGAGTCCAGTTGGCCGAAACCTACTTGGACTCAGCTGCACTTGGTGATGCTAACAAAGATGCCATTAGCAGAGGAGAGTTCTACG GGAAAGCAGCCCAACAGGTGCAAGTCCCGGTTCCTGAAGGATGCACGGACCCTGGTGCAGTGAACTTTGACCCAACAGCCAGAAGTGATGATGGAAGCTgcaattatactttataa